From Actinomyces procaprae:
TCCCCCAGCGGATCCATCCAGCCGGCGCCCAGCCGACCGGCCGATCATCAAGTCAACCACCCCAACCATCGACCAGTTCTCAAACAGTCAGTCAGGAGTCAGTCGTGGCCGACGAAGCGACGACACAGTGGCGCTCGGCCCTCGAAGTCCTTGCCGCCTCGGCCGAGCTCGGCCAGGGCAAGCTGTCCATCATTCGCACCACCCGCGCCGTCGACGTCGATGGCACGCTCGTCCTCATCGTCGGCTCGGGCTTCGCCAGGAACATCGTTGACAACGCTCGCGACCAGATCGCGCAGGCGTTGCGGAGGGTCGCCGGCTACGACGTCCCCTTCGAGGTCATCGTCGACACCTCGCTGGAGTCCTCCGGGCCCGCGTTCACCAACCGCGCGGACGCGCCTGCCATCCGCCTGACGACTCGGCCCGTCGTGGAGCAGATACCCGAGACCCCCCTCCCGGCGGTGACGGCTCCGACGCCGCCGGCGGCGCCCGCCGTCGAGCCCCCCTCCGCCGTCGGGGGCTACATGACCGGCGAGCCCTCACCGTCCGTGACCGTTCCCGACGCCGACGCCGACCTGAACCCGAAGTACACCTTCGATACCTACGTCACCGGCTCCTCCAACCGGCTGCCGCACGCCTCCGCGATCGCGGTGGCCGAGGCGCCCGCCAAGGCCTACAACCCGCTGTTCATCTACGGCGGATCCGGCTTGGGCAAGACCCACCTGCTTCACGCCATCGGGCACTACGCCCGCAGCCTGTACCCGTCGATCCGGGTCAAGTACGTCTCCAGCGAGGAATTCGTCTCCGACTTCATCGCCTCGGTGGCCGACGGCCGCATGGACGCCTTCAAGCGCCGCTACCGGGAGGTCGACATCCTCCTGGTGGACGACATCCAGTTCCTGCAGGGCAAGGAGCAGACGCTGGAGGAGTTCTTCCACACCTTCAACGCCCTGCACACCGCCAACAAGCAGGTGGTGCTCACCTCCGACCAGCCGCCCAAGGCGCTGGGAGGATTCGAGGAGCGGCTGCGCTCGCGCTTCGAGTGGGGCCTGCTGGCGGACGTGCAGCCGCCGGACTTCGAGACCCGCACCGCGATCCTCTCCCGCAAGGCCAGCGCCGAGGGACTGGACCTGCCGCCCGACGTACTGGAGTACATCGCCAGCCGGGTCACCACCAATATCCGCGAGCTCGAGGGCGCCCTCATCCGGGTGACCGCCTTCGCCTCACTGACCAAGCAGCCGGTGGACCGCACCCTCGCCGAGCTCGTGCTCAAGGACATCATCACTGACCCCGCCAGCGAGGAGATCACCTCCGCGCTGATCATGGCCCAGACCGCCGACTACTTCGGGATCACCATCGATGACCTGTGCTCGGCCAACCGGGCCCGCACCATCGTCCACGCACGGCACATCGGCATGTACCTGTGCCGTGAGCTCACCGACATGTCCCTGCCCCAGATCGGACGCGAGTTCGGCGGCCGCGACCACACCACCGTCATGAGCGCGGACAAGAAGATCCGCACCCAGATGGCCGAGCGGCGCGAGACCTACAACCATGTAGCCGAGCTCACTG
This genomic window contains:
- the dnaA gene encoding chromosomal replication initiator protein DnaA encodes the protein MADEATTQWRSALEVLAASAELGQGKLSIIRTTRAVDVDGTLVLIVGSGFARNIVDNARDQIAQALRRVAGYDVPFEVIVDTSLESSGPAFTNRADAPAIRLTTRPVVEQIPETPLPAVTAPTPPAAPAVEPPSAVGGYMTGEPSPSVTVPDADADLNPKYTFDTYVTGSSNRLPHASAIAVAEAPAKAYNPLFIYGGSGLGKTHLLHAIGHYARSLYPSIRVKYVSSEEFVSDFIASVADGRMDAFKRRYREVDILLVDDIQFLQGKEQTLEEFFHTFNALHTANKQVVLTSDQPPKALGGFEERLRSRFEWGLLADVQPPDFETRTAILSRKASAEGLDLPPDVLEYIASRVTTNIRELEGALIRVTAFASLTKQPVDRTLAELVLKDIITDPASEEITSALIMAQTADYFGITIDDLCSANRARTIVHARHIGMYLCRELTDMSLPQIGREFGGRDHTTVMSADKKIRTQMAERRETYNHVAELTARIKQAAQSTPAS